The following proteins come from a genomic window of Lineus longissimus chromosome 18, tnLinLong1.2, whole genome shotgun sequence:
- the LOC135502484 gene encoding homeobox protein PKNOX1-like codes for MQHTTVAMPALPSAGIPIYQDGQIIQAQVIHVVKSDAPASNTNHVPQAANITTIPLQEPEAADIDKRAIYRHPLFPLVAMLFEKCEQATSTPDCPPADSFDVDIHAFVHQQEQDVKPFFSDDPDLDNLMVKAIQVLRIHLLELEKVNELCKDFCNRYVSCLKGKLQSDNLLRVEGEDLSPSPPLHSPGIPPMPNTPVQQPQTVTSVGSVMIQQSVSQPAASVATLNQGQIVSGGTVYQMVQTPQGIVAQPIQIQTVPQMTPQVTTASVIHGSTPLSQIGVPTTPVAPLTPTCTMTTMGNLSATPLSPLSDGEDSGRKDKNNKRGVLPKQATQVMKSWLFQHIVHPYPTEDEKRQIAGQTNLSLLQVNNWFINARRRILQPMLDASNPDQTKVKKTKPQNRPVQRFWPENIANIQPKTTSAQQEAAKGGQVQQAQILPLTQGQQIIIPASAIVTADGQILNATTTTVNYVQQLPGTTLSPMLGQVQHTTDSPALIVQNNDDSLNNSDSGDVNLVLDHSGNSDLE; via the exons ATGCAGCACACCACAGTGGCGATGCCAGCCCTGCCCTCTGCTGGAATACCAATCTATCAAGACGGACAGATAATACAAGCACAGGTTATCCACGTGGTAAAGTCGGACGCCCCGGCAAG CAATACTAACCATGTCCCACAAGCTGCGAACATCACAACTATACCACTACAAGAACCAGAGGCGGCAGACATCGACAAACGCGCCATCTATAGGCATCCTTTGTTCCCATTGGTCGCGATGTTGTTCGAGAAATGTGAGCAGGCTACGTCGACACCCGATTGTCCGCCAGCAGATAGCTTCGATGTTGACATACACGCATTCGTACACCAGCAGGAACAGGACGTGAAACCCTTCTTCAGCGATGACCCAGATTTGGACAATTTG aTGGTCAAAGCAATCCAGGTGCTACGAATTCATTTATTGGAACTGGAAAAGGTAAACGAACTCTGTAAAGATTTCTGTAATCGCTACGTCTCCTGTCTCAAGGGAAAACTCCAAAGTGACAATTTATTACGCGTGGAGGGCGAGGATTTGTCTCCGTCGCCTCCGTTGCACAGTCCGGGGATACCCCCCATGCCGAATACGCCAGTGCAGCAGCCGCAGACAGTTACGTCCGTCGGGAGCGTTATGATACAACAGAGCGTCTCGCAACCGGCTGCGTCGGTCGCGACCTTGAATCAAGGTCAGATTGTCTCGGGCGGCACTGTTTACCAGATGGTGCAGACGCCACAGGGAATCGTCGCACAACCGATTCAG ATTCAGACCGTCCCACAAATGACGCCACAGGTCACGACAGCCAGTGTCATTCATGGTAGTACACCTCTGTCACAGATAGGTGTCCCCACAACTCCTGTCGCACCACTGACCCCCACATGTACTATGACGACAATGG GAAATCTAAGTGCCACACCTTTATCTCCGCTGTCCGATGGCGAAGATTCCGGTCGAAAagataaaaataacaaaagagGCGTGTTACCCAAACAAGCAACGCAGGTCATGAAGTCTTGGTTATTTCAACATATTGTG CATCCGTACCCAACTGAAGATGAAAAACGACAAATTGCTGGTCAAACTAATCTCTCATTATTACAAGTAAATAACTG GTTCATCAATGCAAGGCGACGGATCCTACAGCCAATGTTGGACGCCAGCAATCCGGACCAGACCAAGGTTAAAAAGACGAAACCGCAGAACCGGCCCGTGCAGCGGTTCTGGCCGGAAAACATCGCAAATATTCAACCAAAGACAACATCTGCACAACAGGAGGCAGCCAAGGGAGGACAAGTCCAGCAGGCACAGATACTACCGCTCACACAGGGTCAACAAATAATAATACCAGCTTCTGCAA TCGTAACTGCTGATGGTCAAATTCTGAACGCCACGACGACGACGGTGAACTATGTACAGCAACTTCCCGGCACGACTCTCTCACCGATGTTAGGCCAGGTCCAGCATACAACCGACTCGCCGGCTTTAATTGTACAAAACAACGATGACTCTTTGAATAATTCAGACAGTGGGGACGTTAATTTAGTCCTTGATCACAGCGGAAATTCAGATCTGGAGTGA